The Xenopus tropicalis strain Nigerian chromosome 2, UCB_Xtro_10.0, whole genome shotgun sequence genome window below encodes:
- the atg101 gene encoding autophagy-related protein 101 isoform X1 produces MNCRSEVLEVSVEGRQVEEAVLAVLHTILLHRSTGKFHYKKEGTYSIGTVGTQDIDCDFIEFTYVRVSSEELDRALHKAVSEFKDALRNSGSDGIGQVSLEFYQKKKSRWPFSDECIPWEVWTIKVNVVSLANEQEQQICREKVGEKLGEKIINIVEVMNRHEYLPKMPTQSEVDNVFDTSLKDVQPYLYKISYQITDSLGTSVTTTMRRLIKDTLAL; encoded by the exons ATGAATTGCCGCTCTGAAGTGTTGGAAGTGTCAGTGGAAGGACGGCAAGTAGAGGAGGCTGTGTTGGCTGTACTCCACACCATATTGCTCCATCGTAGCACTGGAAAGTTTCACTACAAGAAGGAAGGTACCTACTCAATTGGCACAGTAGGGACTCAGGATATTGACTGTGACTTCATCGAGTTCACCTATGTCAGGGTATCATCAGAGGAGTTGGACAGAGCACTACACAAAGCTGTTAGTGAATTCAAG GATGCTCTGCGGAATTCAGGAAGTGATGGGATTGGGCAAGTTTCCTTGGAATTCTATCAAAAGAAGAAATCACGATGGCCATTCTCAGATGAGTGCATTCCATGGGAAGTCTGGACCATCAAAGTTAATGTTGTTTCATTAGCCAATGAGCAGGAACAGCAAATCTGCAGAGAGAAGGTGGGAGAGAAACTTGGTGAAAAGATCATTAACATTGTGGAGGTCATGAACAGACATGAATACTTGCCAAAGATGCCAACACAGTCTGAGGTGGATAATGTGTTTGATACAAGTCTTAAAGATGTGCAGCCCTATCTGTACAAAATCTCTTATCAGATTACTGACTCACTGGGCACATCTGTCACCACTACAATGAGAAGACTTATAAAAGATACTTTGGCTCTGTAG
- the atg101 gene encoding autophagy-related protein 101 (The RefSeq protein has 1 substitution compared to this genomic sequence), translating into MNCRSEVLEVSVEGRQVEEAVLAVLHTILLHRSTGKFHYKKEGTYSIGTVGTQDIDCDFIEFTYVRVSSEELDRALHKAVSEFKDALRNSGSDGIGQVSLEFYQKKKSRWPFSDECIPWEVWTIKVNVVSLANEQERQICREKVGEKLGEKIINIVEVMNRHEYLPKMPTQSEVDNVFDTSLKDVQPYLYKISYQITDSLGTSVTTTMRRLIKDTLAL; encoded by the exons ATGAATTGCCGCTCTGAAGTGTTGGAAGTGTCAGTGGAAGGACGGCAAGTAGAGGAGGCTGTGTTGGCTGTACTCCACACCATATTGCTCCATCGTAGCACTGGAAAGTTTCACTACAAGAAGGAAGGTACCTACTCAATTGGCACAGTAGGGACTCAGGATATTGACTGTGACTTCATCGAGTTCACCTATGTCAGGGTATCATCAGAGGAGTTGGACAGAGCACTACACAAAGCTGTTAGTGAATTCAAG GATGCTCTGCGGAATTCAGGAAGTGATGGGATTGGGCAAGTTTCCTTGGAATTCTATCAAAAGAAGAAATCACGATGGCCATTCTCAGATGAGTGCATTCCATGGGAAGTCTGGACCATCAAAGTTAATGTTGTTTCATTAGCCAATGAGCAGGAACAGCAAATCTGCAGAGAGAAGGTGGGAGAGAAACTTGGTGAAAAGATCATTAACATTGTGGAGGTCATGAACAGACATGAATACTTGCCAAAGATGCCAACACAGTCTGAGGTGGATAATGTGTTTGATACAAGTCTTAAAGATGTGCAGCCCTATCTGTACAAAATCTCTTATCAGATTACTGACTCACTGGGCACATCTGTCACCACTACAATGAGAAGACTTATAAAAGATACTTTGGCTCTGTAG